The stretch of DNA CGGCTCTACCACTGTCAAAATTTTAGTCTTCTCGTTGAGCTCTAACCGAATCCCAACGCCAGAGAGTTCTCCCGAAGTTTGGCTATTTAACGCCTGGTATTGATTGGGGTCTAAAAAGCGTGTGTAAGGATCGTTGAGTTGCTCCAAGGATTTGCGTAGCGCTGCATAAGCTTCCTCGCGAGAACTATAGTTTTTGCCAAGCAAACTCTGTCGGACTGCCTGCCAGTCTTTTTGGTTAAACGTACCATCCACATAATCGCGATTCACAATCTGCCAAGCTTCATCCAAAACCGTTTTGGGACTATCTTGCAGAGCAGCTCGTACTGAGCGACTAAGACCAGGACCAAATAACGTGAGGGTAGCAGCAGTAGCGATCGCCCCGCCACAAAGAGCAACTTGGATCAGATGGGAATGTCTGGGGGACTGGTTCATTGGAAGTTGGCTCAAATCGTTTAAGTATCAGTGGCTTAGCAGTAAGGCTTTTATAGCTTTTATATAAATAGCCTTCGGACACAAAACCGGAAAATGCACCACGGTGAATTCTAGGGGGCTTGCTGGGTCCCTAGCTTTAGCAACAACTCCTCATGCGCGAAACTGTCAAAAGGTTGGACTACCCCTGAGACAATTATCTTCAACATAACCAGGCTAGCAAGTTAAACCAGGCTTGACATGTGCCAGTTTAATCAGTGTCCATGCTAGAGAGAATGAGCTAAACCTAAAGTTTGCTAGGGGATGCAGCAATCGTAACTCATAGTCGTTACATCAAGTAGAAGAGTCAGATATAGCTAAAAACCATGATAGTGTTGCCCGACAGAATAGCATGAGGTTCAACTTTTAAGAGTCAGTAAAGTTGCGGTGAATTATTCAGCAATTAACGTGTTGTTTTAAGCCGTTCAGTGCAGATTTGATCTATTGAGATGATTGGAGATTATTCCCACTAGCCATGAAGCTGAAAGGTAAGCGTCGCCAGCATTTATACAGGAAAACTTTGGTAGCCAAGGTTTGGAGCCGTCCTGTCAAACTTGGACTTTGGGGAATCGGGTTCCTGTTAGGTATGTGGCTCCTGATTAATACGATAGCGTTGCGATCGGCAGCCTTGGGGCCAGTTGATGCTGTTTTCGTGCTGGGGGGTAGTATCCGCCGTGAAATTTATGTCACTGAACTCGCGAAACAACATCCCGAAACCCCGATTCTGATTTCTCAAGGCTCTCAAGACCCTTGCATCTGGCTTATTTTTCAACGCGCTCAAGCCCCCATCAGGCAAGTTTGGTTAGAAAAGTGTGCCGATTCTACATTCGGTAATTTCTACTTCAACATCCCACTGTTACAACAGTGGCAGGTACACAAAGTCAAGCTGATCACCTCTGCCACCCATCTCCCTAGGGCCAAGTGGATGGCACAAATTTTATTGGGAGCACATGGCATTTGGGTGGAGCCAGATATTGTCAGAGAAGAAGGCGTTCCTGGTAATCGTGAGTCCTGGATCAAAACTGGCCTAGATGTAGTGCGGAGTTTAGTCTGGGCGGCAGTCAGCCAGGTTTATACCCCCAAGTGCACTGATGTGATTCTACTGAGCGAGGTCAACATTCAGGAATGGCAACAGCGAGGATTTGAATGCGAGCACCAAGGTAAAGTCCAGTAGATGTTTTAGATTCAGTCTCTGACCCCCCCCTCACTTACAGCTGAGGCTCCTCAGTTAAAGGTGCTTGAGGTGAGCGGTGAGCTTGTAGCAGCATTGTTTGCTGAGCTACTGCTTCTAGCGTTGATAAGGGCACTCGATAAAAATATTGGCGACGAAACTGCTCTTCTTGAACTACTCCCAAGAATTGCTGGACTGCTTCCGTTAATTGCATCTCTACAGATGTAGGGTCAGCTTTCGCTTGAAACTCCACTTGGAATCCCTGCTCAGCGTAAGTGACGGCAAAGCCGAGAAACTGCAACGCTTGAAAGCCCAATTGCAACGAGCGATCGCCGATCCCCAATTTTTCATGCAACTGGTTTCGAGTGGCAGAACAACCCGTACGGCTGAGATATTTAGCAATGCCGATCAACTGCTGCCAAATTTGGGTAGGAGCAATCAGGTTCGGAGGTGGATAAGCGATCGCCAATCGCTGGCCTGCTTGAATCGCTCGACGAAACCAAGCTTGCAATTCGCCCCAACTAGCTGGGCATTGGGTCACCCACAATGTCTGTGTGTCTGGTGTAAAGGGTTCAAGTTCTCCGCGCCAATCGATTAGCCAATCTACAGGATGAGAGACTTGGTTCAGTAACGTTGCTTCGCTAACAGGAAATACCTCTAACAGCCGAACTTCGTAGTGTGGTTTTTTGCCACGTTGACGATTTTCGTAGGTATTGAAATCCAGTTCTACAACCACGTCACAGCGTCCTGAGGGAAGTTCTTCTTTGTAGTGCCCCCACCAAACCCCCGGAAAACCAACCGTAGTCGAATGATCGCGCAGTGCAAATTCTGTTTTGATGTACTGAACTTTTCGACCCTGCCAATCTTGGATGTTGCGGTGCCAAGACCGCTCAAACCAGCAGTTTTGGATGAGGAGTTTGGGAACAGGATTCCCCATGCCACAGGGTTCTAGCAGCTTAAGTTCGCGGAATAGAGTTTTGCCTAACTCTGCCACTGTGACCACTAGATCAGCTTGATTGGCAGAAGTCGAAGAAGGGGTGCCGCAGTTTTGCTGTCGTAGTTGGCGATTAACGGCTTCAGTAAACAGGGGAATATTAGCGACTGGTAGGCTCAGCCCTGCTGCAAAGGGATGGCCCCCGAAGCTGTGAAGTAAGTAAGCTTGCTCTTGTACGAGCTGGTAAAGATCAATTTGATTCACCGATCGCGCCGATCCTCTAGCCAAAGCTGAAGCCTGCGATCGCGTCTCGTTAGTTGAGTTGGGTGTTGTCAAATCCAGATCTAGCGAATCAGCATTGAGCAAAATTGTGGGACGACCATATTCTTGGGCGATTTGTCCCGCGACTAGGCCCAAGACCCCAACTGGCCATTGGGTATCAACTAGGACAATAACGCTGGTGGTTGAGAGATCTAGCTGCGCCAGTCTGTCTTTGACCTGGTGGGTCACTTCCCGCTGTAGAGCTTTGCGACGAATATTGGCTAGCTCTGTTTCTTCGGCCAACTGCCGACAGCGCTGTTCGTCCCGACTAGTGAGCAATTCCACACAAAAATGGGCATCGCCTTGAATCCGACTTACTGCATTGATCCGAGGACCCAATCCAAAAGAAATATCCGTGGGGCGATCGCCTGTTTTTTTGCACAGCTCCAACAAACGAGCAATCCCCGGTCGAGGTGGCTTAACTCCCGCTTCATGATTAATTAGATGCTGCTGCAATTGCTCAATACCTTGCTGGGCTAAATACCGACAATCTCCGGTGAGCTGAACCAGATCAGCAATCAGACCAATGGCGACCAAATCTAGCAAATGTGTGAGCGGCTGTTGCGGTACTTCAGGCCAAGTTTGGTAGAGGGCTTCCACCAGTTTGTAGGCAACAGCCACCCCAGAAAGATGAGCTAAAGGATGAGTTGGCAGCAAATAACGAGGGTTGACAATTGCTGTCACATCAGGGCGTTCTGGCGGCAGGGTATGGTGATCGGTGACAATCACATCCATGCCTAAACTTTGGGCGTACTTGATTTCGGCCAGATTGGTGCTACCCGTATCGCAAGTAACGACTAATTGACAACCTTGAGCTGCTAGGCGATCGAGCCCCTGTTGAGACAGACCATGAGACTCAATCAAGCGATTGGGGATGTAGTAAAGTAGGCGATCACCCTGACTAAAAAATTGGCCCAACCCATCCCAAAGTACGGCTGTGGCTGTAATGCCATCCGCGTCAAAATCTCCCCAAATTGCTACAACTTCATCTTGGCTCCGCGCTTGTTGGAGGCGCTCCACAGCCCATTGCATCTCCTGCCCAAACTCAAACGGGCTGGCTGGCTGATAAAACTGTGGGTGCAAAAACCCAGCAAGTTGCTCTGGGTCTTGAATTCCCCGCTGCCACAATAACTGAGCTACATAATGGCCAGGGAGACCTATAGCCTGCTGCTGCACAGCCTGAACAAACCAAGCAGGTGGCTCAGCTGTGACGTGATGAGCATCTGCTTGCAATATGGGCACGGGCTGTACTTGCTGCTCCAGCATTTAAGAGATTAGGCAGTTAAGAAAACAAGGCAGAACTGCCGTTATAGCAGCTTATCTGATCGCTTTCATACCATCCAACTGCTTAGCGAATAAGTCAACAAAGATGCTCATGACGGTGCGTTGGCGGATCTTAATATTGGTGCTCACAGACATACCCGATTGCAGTGGTACTTCTCGCCCTCGGATTCGGAGTGTTTGAGCATCTAGAGTAATTTTGGCAGGGAAGCTATAGTACTTCCGTAGTTCATCGGGAGGTAAGGCATCAGAACCAATGGAGGTTAAGCGGCCTTTAATATCTCCAAACTCACTAAAGGGAAAAGAGTCGATTCTGACATCCACATCCATGCCTTCTTTGATGAAGCCGATGTCTCGGTTTGTAATATAAACCTTGGCGACTAGATGATCGCTGGGCACAATCTTGAGCACAGCCTCACTGGGGTTCGCGACAAAGCCTGGACCCCCCGCTTTGACATCAAAAATAATGCCATCAGTAGGAGCCTTAATGTCCTGATACTTCAACGTCAGTTGGGCTTGACTGAGCTGGCTATTAATTTCATCAAGCCGTTTTTCGTTTTCAACAATCGCCTTGGTCAGTTGGCTGTCGATTTCCGCAATGCGTTGATCATTATTC from Trichocoleus desertorum ATA4-8-CV12 encodes:
- a CDS encoding YdcF family protein, with amino-acid sequence MKLKGKRRQHLYRKTLVAKVWSRPVKLGLWGIGFLLGMWLLINTIALRSAALGPVDAVFVLGGSIRREIYVTELAKQHPETPILISQGSQDPCIWLIFQRAQAPIRQVWLEKCADSTFGNFYFNIPLLQQWQVHKVKLITSATHLPRAKWMAQILLGAHGIWVEPDIVREEGVPGNRESWIKTGLDVVRSLVWAAVSQVYTPKCTDVILLSEVNIQEWQQRGFECEHQGKVQ
- the recJ gene encoding single-stranded-DNA-specific exonuclease RecJ, with protein sequence MLEQQVQPVPILQADAHHVTAEPPAWFVQAVQQQAIGLPGHYVAQLLWQRGIQDPEQLAGFLHPQFYQPASPFEFGQEMQWAVERLQQARSQDEVVAIWGDFDADGITATAVLWDGLGQFFSQGDRLLYYIPNRLIESHGLSQQGLDRLAAQGCQLVVTCDTGSTNLAEIKYAQSLGMDVIVTDHHTLPPERPDVTAIVNPRYLLPTHPLAHLSGVAVAYKLVEALYQTWPEVPQQPLTHLLDLVAIGLIADLVQLTGDCRYLAQQGIEQLQQHLINHEAGVKPPRPGIARLLELCKKTGDRPTDISFGLGPRINAVSRIQGDAHFCVELLTSRDEQRCRQLAEETELANIRRKALQREVTHQVKDRLAQLDLSTTSVIVLVDTQWPVGVLGLVAGQIAQEYGRPTILLNADSLDLDLTTPNSTNETRSQASALARGSARSVNQIDLYQLVQEQAYLLHSFGGHPFAAGLSLPVANIPLFTEAVNRQLRQQNCGTPSSTSANQADLVVTVAELGKTLFRELKLLEPCGMGNPVPKLLIQNCWFERSWHRNIQDWQGRKVQYIKTEFALRDHSTTVGFPGVWWGHYKEELPSGRCDVVVELDFNTYENRQRGKKPHYEVRLLEVFPVSEATLLNQVSHPVDWLIDWRGELEPFTPDTQTLWVTQCPASWGELQAWFRRAIQAGQRLAIAYPPPNLIAPTQIWQQLIGIAKYLSRTGCSATRNQLHEKLGIGDRSLQLGFQALQFLGFAVTYAEQGFQVEFQAKADPTSVEMQLTEAVQQFLGVVQEEQFRRQYFYRVPLSTLEAVAQQTMLLQAHRSPQAPLTEEPQL